The Fusarium falciforme chromosome 10, complete sequence DNA segment TCTCCGCCTGGGAGTTTGAACCCGAGCTCGAGATCGCCAACTGCTTTGTCGAGGCCCGCACCGAGATTGAGTTTTTTGATTCGGAATGCACCGTCATGAGCAATCTCCCCGTCCCCAAGCAAAACGACGTCTACTACTGGGAGGCCAAGATATACGAGAAGCCCGAGACCACCCTCCTCAGCATCGGCATGGCCACCAAGCCTTATCCTCTCTTCCGGTTACCTGGTGAGTGCCTGTCATACCTCTTGTCCTCTTGCCGCCGTCACCTGCTTACTCTCGTTTCCCAGGATACCACAAGTACTCGGTTGGGTACCAGTCTACCGGAACCCGTCGCTACAACCAGCCCTTTGGCGCAACTCCCTACGGCCCCCAGCTGGTGCAGGGCGACGTTGTCGGTGTCGGCTACCGCCCTCGAACAGGTGCTATTTTCTTCACTCGCAATGGCAAGAAGCTCGAAGAGGTGGTTCATGGTCTCAAGTCGCAGAATTTCTTTCCCGCTATTGGCGCCAACGGTCCTGCTATGGTCCACGTAAACTTTGGTCAAGCCGGTTTTGTCTTTATCGAGGCCAATGTCAAGAAATGGGGTCTGGCTCCCGCAACCGGTAGTCtcgcgccgccgccgccgtacGGGTCTGAGCAGGGTAGTATTCTGTTGGAAACGGGCACCGACAGCGGCGCCACATATCCTCAAGGTCGACAACATAGTCACTCGGTCACAGCATGCTCCTATAATGCACGCCCTCCGACCAGCAACCTGAACCCCCAGCATGGAAGAACACGAAGTGGCAACTTTCGCGTTCTGCCCCCGACCAGCCCCGGACCAGGCAGGAGTTCAACCGATATCTCCCTGGCGCACTTTGTACCCAACGAAGAGAACGGCGAAGGCAGCAACGCTGGACCTCAGCACGAGACCCACGACCACAACCCCCTACACCTACATCTTGAAGACGCAACGAACCCCCCACCCGAATATCAGAGCCCCGACCACTCCGGCAGTGAAGACGACCGCCGATACAGCACAGACAGCGAGGAGAACACTCCTTTGATCCGAGTTATGAACCGAAGCAGGGGCAACTCTGCTGCTACTGTGATTCCCCCACGGCAACATACCAACGACCGAAATCCGCCGGTTCCGAGCTACAGCGATGCCGTACGACAAGGTGCTGGCCGTGACAGAAGCGATAGTGCGCGGTTACCCCAGCGAGATCGACCGTCGTCCAACAGGCCTCGAAGCAGTACGTCTGCTTGAGTGCCAGGATAACGCTGGTGATCCCGATGCGACTGGATATCGCTGGCTACGACGACAGCCGTAGCGACGTTGAAGACGAAACGATGATGCCCGGGAAGAGATTGGCATCAACGACCATGACACCGGAGTTGACAGGAACAAATCATCATACACGATCCATTTCAatccttcttttcttttttttttttttttgcagAGGCGCCTGGGAGTTTTTAGCATCGGTGAACACACGGCATGGGACTCTTCCATAGTCGTTCAAAcgccctttttctttttttttgttaTTTGTTAGACGGAGGAAAACTGGTCCCGTCTTAGGGAAGCTCGGCTGGATACGAACAAACACTTATTTGGGCCTGGACGGGAATTAGTGATACCAAcaaccacaacaacaacctgACGGACTTGCGCGCTCATTTTTTCTTGTCATGGTTTCTACATTTTTTTTGCGCCGCCCTCTTGTCTCTTTTTCCCCCTCGGTTTCTACTATAGGACCGCTCCAAGGGGTGGCTAGGTGTCTGGGTGAGGAGTTGTTGTGCTGCTGGCTTTCTGGCGGTGGTATTGGTTCTGACGCCTTGGATGTTGTGCGTGTGTGTACCAACAGAAAGAAAGAGACGGAGTTGAAGGGGTCTGAATTAGCCACGGCTTGAATACAAACTCACCCATCCTACCGCACTTTCTCTGCTTGTTTTATTGTGATGAAGACGTAGACGACGAGGTTGGTGAACAGCCCATGAATTGGATTGTCCTGTTCAAGGTTCACGAGGTTCCTCACGGTATCTCCCCTCGGGCATCACCGATCTACCTTCACCCGAAGACGGAACGATAGGACATACTGGTAGCCCAATAGCTTCCCCTTTGTCAGCAGGCCCTTAGATGATTCCACGCGAGATGAAGCCTTTTCGTCCCAAGTCAGAGAGCATGCTGGTCTCAACCATCTCATACAGCCGGTCACCCAAGTCTGAGCCATTGCATCTCTACGTGTCTGATGCAACCGGAAGCGTGACCAGTGTGCACACTTTTAAAGTTTGAGGTACGACCATGACCCCTCCCCAGCCCAGGCACAAGGCAGTGAGTGTCAAGAGGGCGTCACCAAGACTCTACCCCACCTCCAACTGTCTGATATTCACACATGTCATTCAGGGTCACTTCATCAGGAGCAATGTTGTGGCGCGCAATCAGTCGATCGTCAATTAATCTCCCGGCAGATCGTCCTCGAACCGCCATCAGACTTCCAAGTCCTCCTCAGCAGTTCAAAATTCCAGGCgctggaaaaaaaaaaacaatgCAACAACAGTCTATCCTTATCCTCGCGCGATATCCCTCGCGTatatcatcctcctcgttccAAAGCGTACAGATATCCCATGGCATCTTTCATAGAGCCAGTTGGTCCCAACATCCGAAATCAGATAAAATCATTGCAAAAAACATCAAAAACATGCTTCTGTCCCGTAGTATC contains these protein-coding regions:
- a CDS encoding Protein SSH4; translated protein: MGLSSSPSSAFTGVVIGLVSSFGSIVLIALVIFIFWVSGCASTGRIILDRLGRPGEYDDEQAFARDEAEALEVMDDMARQEYLRAKAWVTANTPESAQTDISLSQYLAIQEKGVSAWEFEPELEIANCFVEARTEIEFFDSECTVMSNLPVPKQNDVYYWEAKIYEKPETTLLSIGMATKPYPLFRLPGYHKYSVGYQSTGTRRYNQPFGATPYGPQLVQGDVVGVGYRPRTGAIFFTRNGKKLEEVVHGLKSQNFFPAIGANGPAMVHVNFGQAGFVFIEANVKKWGLAPATGSLAPPPPYGSEQGSILLETGTDSGATYPQGRQHSHSVTACSYNARPPTSNLNPQHGRTRSGNFRVLPPTSPGPGRSSTDISLAHFVPNEENGEGSNAGPQHETHDHNPLHLHLEDATNPPPEYQSPDHSGSEDDRRYSTDSEENTPLIRVMNRSRGNSAATVIPPRQHTNDRNPPVPSYSDAVRQGAGRDRSDSARLPQRDRPSSNRPRSSTSA